The sequence CGCGTAGGGAAGAGCGCCTTCTTTGTCTGACTTTAGAAACAGCTCACAGAAGTCCGCAGAAAGCTCAAGTTGGGCATCTTCACGTACTTGTAGTCTATTCAGTGCATCAACGAGCTTTTCAACCGGTTTAGCTAATTGAACATTTTCTCCAAGGCCGGAGATAAATGCGCGGATCTCCGGGCTTTGATATTGCTCTAGACCTTGCTCATCAAGTTCGCTTGCAAATAGGCTCGACAGCCACCAATAAATCTCTGCACGTTTTTCATTAAACGCTTTGATCTCTTCAATCACGAGAAGCTCCAAATCATAAATGGATAAGTCATAAGTATAGAAAGGCTGTATTGAGAGCGCTATCTAGTTGATAGGTGGAGTATAAAGGGAAAATATGAATAGTGTTATTGGCTTGTGTGAATGAAAGTGATGGTTTGTGGGAAATTATGTCTAGGATCCAAGCGGATATATTTGAACGAGTGATTGTTGTGCACTTGCTTGCGTATTTGTGAGTGTCAGGGCGTAAAATCTTTAAAACTGAGTAATTGTGATTCATCAAGAAAACTCGAATAAAGTGCATCTTCAGGTTGAATAGAATGTAAATATGTCTAATTATGAATGGGACTGAGTAATTTCCGAGTAAAGAGAATAACATGAGCTATCACGTTCTAGTTGTTGAAGATGATCTAGTAACCCGCAGCAAACTGGTTGGCTATTTTCAAAATGAAGGCTACACAGTAAGTGAAGCGAGTTCTGGGTCTGAAATGCGAGAGTGTCTGCAAAGCAATGATGTTGATTTGGTCATGCTAGACATTAACTTGCCAGGAGAAGATGGCTTGATGTTGACGCGAGAACTTCGTGGTCAATCAAACATCGGAATTATTTTGGTAACAGGACGTACCGATAGCATTGATAAGATTGTTGGCCTTGAAATGGGCGCAGACGATTATGTCACTAAACCCTTTGAGCTACGCGAACTTTTGGTTCGAGTAAAGAACCTGCTTTGGCGTATCTCTCTAACAGGACAACTTCAGCCCCAAGAAGAGGAGGTTGAAGAGGATACAAACCTTGTTCGCTTTGGCGAATGGACCTTCGACATCCAGCGTCGTGCCCTAAGTCGTGACGGTGAACCGGTAAAACTAACGAAAGCAGAATACGAATTGTTAGTTGCACTCTCTTCACATCCGCGTCAGGTGTTAAGTCGTGACCGCATACTGAGCATGATTAGTCACCGTGTTGATGCGCCAAACGATCGCACTATTGATGTATTGATTCGACGCATGCGTGCGAAGATGGAGTTTGACCCGAAGAACCCGCAAATCTTTGTCACGGTTCATGGTGAAGGCTATATGTTTGCCGGCGATTGATGCGTTAGTGCTTTGTAAGTGCATTCAGATAGGGTCTCGAAAGAGGCCCTTTTTTGTGAACCAGACCTAATAGGTTCTGTCGATGATGGCTGATAGGTATCGCCTATTGTGAACGATAGGAAACTTCTATTGATTTGATAGAAACAGACAATTTCTAAAATTTCTCTCTCAGAGGCATTATTACCTCAACGACACAGCGAAGTGTCAAACAATCAAATAAAGAGAGACAAAGTCATGATCAACACTACAATCAAACCATTCAACGCGACAGCATTCAAAAACGGCGACTTCGTAGAAATTACAGAGCAGGACGTTCTAGGTAAATGGGCAGTATTCTTCTTCTACCCAGCTGACTTTACTTTCGTATGTCCAACTGAGCTAGTTGACCTTCAAGAGAAATACGCAGAGCTTCAATCACGCGGTGTAGAAGTTTACTCAGTGTCAACAGATACTCACTTCTCTCACAAAGCATGGCACGATACTTCTGAAAAAATCGGCACTATCGAGTACTTCATGGTAGGCGACCAAACAGGCACTATCACAAACAACTTCAACGTGATGCGTGAAGGTCAAGGCCTAGCAGACCGTGCAACGTTCCTAATCGACCCAGAAGGTACTATCCAAGCGATGGAAATCACAGCGGAAGGTATCGGTCGTGATGCAGAAGACCTACTTCGCAAGGTAAAAGCGGCTCAATACGTAGCAAACAACCCAGGTGAAGTTTGCCCAGCTAAGTGGAAAGAAGGCGAAGAGACACTGGCTCCTTCTCTAGATCTAGTAGGTAAAATCTAATCAACTCTGATTAGAACCCAGTTTGCATGCTCCGCTTCTTGCTCCTAAAGGGCGGGGTGTGCACTCCCAAATATAAAGCATCATAAGATAACCCCTTTTTATACATTTCCTTTTTTATTCTTACTGATGCAATTAGTTCAGTAGTGAAGATTGACAGTTAGCAGGTATCCCCATGTTAGATCAAGCAATGAAGCAGCAGCTTAAAGCGTACTTAGAAAACTTAAAAACAAACGTAGAGCTTGTCCTAAGCCTCGACGAGAGCGAAACCGCCAACAAACTCGATGGTTTGGCGCAAAACATCGCTTCATTGACGGATAAGATCATTGTGAAACGCGACGATCAAGCCAGTGACCGCAAGCCAGTTATGCAGGTAGTCAATGCAGAAAAAGGCACTGCGATTGGTTTCGCTGGTCTTCCAATGGGACATGAGTTCACTTCACTGGTGCTAGCACTACTGCATAGTGGTGGCCACCCAATCAAGCTTGAAGCGGAAGTGATCGAGCAAATCAAGCAGCTAGATAAGCCACTTAATGTTGAGATCTTTATTTCTCTGTCTTGCCAGAACTGTCCAGAAGTGGTTCAGGCATTCAACATGATGTCAGCAATCAATCCACTGATTAACGCAACCATGATTGATGGCGCTGCTTTCCAAGATGAAGTGAAACAGCGTGACATCATGGCAGTACCAAGCGTGTTCATTAATGGTGAGCTATTTGGACAAGGCCGTATGTCTCTGGCTGAAATCTTGAACAAAGTGGATACGGGTGCGGCAAAAAAACAAGCACAGAAAATCAGTGAAAAAGAACCGTTCGATGTACTGGTTGTAGGCGGTGGCCCTTCAGGTTCATCTGCAGCGATTTACGCAGCGCGTAAAGGTATTCGTACCGGTGTGGTGGCAGAGCGCTTTGGTGGTCAAGTGATGGATACGATGGCGATTGAGAACTTTATCTCTGTGAAAGCGACAACAGGTCCAAAGCTGGTTGCGAGCCTAGAAGAGCATGTGAAAGAGTACGGCGTTGACATCATGAGCGAGCAGCGCGCGGCAAACATCATTGATGCAAAAGACACGGATGATGGTTACACACATGTTGTATTAGAGAGTGGTGCCGTTCTGCGTTCTCGTACCGTTATCACCAGTACGGGTGCAAGATGGCGTGAAATGAACGTTCCAGGTGAGCAAGAGTACCGCAATAAGGGTGTGGCTTACTGCCCACACTGTGATGGTCCACTGTTCAAAGGCAAGCGTACTGCAGTGATTGGTGGTGGTAACTCTGGCATTGAAGCTGCGATTGACCTAGCAGGTATCGTAGACCATGTCACTGTGCTGGAATTTGCTGACACACTGCGAGCTGACCAAGTACTTATCGACAAAGCAAACAGCACACCAAACATCGATATCATCACGATGGCGCAAACGACAGAAGTGATCGGTGACGGCACGCGAGTAACGGGTCTTGAATACATTGATCGTAATACTGGTGAGAAGAAGCAGATTGAACTGGCGGGTATTTTTGTTCAAATCGGTCTAGTGCCAAACAGCGAATGGCTAAAAGATTCAGGTGTTGCTCTGTCACCACGCGGTGAGATTGAGATTGATGCCCACGGCGCAACCAGCATGAGTGGCGTGTTTGCGGCAGGTGACGTGACAACCGTACCTTACAAACAAATCATTATTGCGATGGGTGAGGGAGCGAAAGCAAGCTTGGGGGCATTTGATTACCTAATCCGCACTCCGGCACCAGTGAAGACGCCCGTCGAAGCGTAAAAGAAAACTTGTACGAAACTTTTAAGTCACCAGTGAAAACTGGTGGCTTTTTTCATTTCTATCAGTTTAATGACGCTGAACCGATGATTATCAATAATTAATTGAAAGTGTTTTCATCCACTGACGGCTTATCAAAGTCTGAATTCTCGGTAAACTGCACACCACTTGTTAAGAATCACGATCTACCTGTTAGGAGTATTCACGTGTCTCATCAAATTATTAAAGACCTTCACAGCCGTTACACAGCGAAAAAATACGATGCAGAGAAGAAGATTTCTGCACAAGATATGGAAGTCATTCTAGAAGCGCTGCGTCTATCGGCATCTTCTATCAACTCTCAGCCTTGGAAATTCGTTATCGTAGAGAGTGATGAAGCAAAGCAGCGTCTACATGATTCATTTGCTAACAAGCACCAATTCAACCAACCACACGCAAAAGAAGCATCACACACAATTTTGTTTGCTTACGATCCTAACTTCACTAAAGAGAAGTTCGCGAAACGTGTGGATGCGGAAGTCAGCTCTGGTCACCTGCCAGCTGAAATGTACGATCAGTTCATGGGCGCGTACGCGTTTGCTGAAATGAACACTGACGAGTCGGGTTACAACGGCACTTGGACTAAAGCACAAGTTTACCTAGCACTGGGTAACATCATGCATGTTCTTGCACGTCTAGGCATCGCATCGACACCGATGGAAGGTGTTGACGGCGAGCTTATTGGTGAGCTATTCAAAGACGAGCTGGATGGACACGTATGTGAACTTGCACTGTCTATGGGGTATCACAAAGACGGTGAAGACTATAACTTCGGTCTACCAAAAGCGCGCTTGGCTCGCGAGCAGATCATCGAAATCGCATAAGCGTTGAACAAATGCATTAGGCGTCAAACCGAAAGGTTGGCGCCTTTTTATTATTTTGAATTTTGTCTTTCCAAATCATTAACTGCGTTTATAATATCGTTTCTTGATTGTAACGCGGATTTGTCGTGCTTAAATTAGCCCGTAGACTTTTTGTCATGTTGGCCATGATGCTGAGCTTCTTTGCTTCAGCGGCTTCATTGCAGCTAGAGTTTATGGCGTCACCGACACAATCATTGGTCTCTTTGGGCATCGAGCAAGTCGATATCGCCGCCAGCGACCAAGCCGATGCGGTCTCTTCAGAGAGCGAATCACAAGATGGTTATCTGTTTTTGGACGCAGGTTCAGAAGCTTGTTTACCCAACTCTCGCCGTGTATTAAGCATGGATGAGGTTGCCACCAAGGGCGAAAAACCCGACTATTTCCTCGTTATCTCATTTCAATCTCCCGATCCGCTCGCGTTCGCGCGATTAGCTGACTTTGACCCGCACTTCGCTCCAAGCTGGGAGTTTTCTGCCTCTGACCAAAACCTCCGACTTGGCGGCTGGAAAGAGAGCAACCTACAATACCGTTTCCTTCAATCCTCTCTCGTTTAGGTCAGTACCTACAGCCCAGCTGTAATTGACTTATTCAAACCCTGACAGTGAATTTCTAGCGTCCTTCGTTTACGAAGTGTCTTATTATGCTTGTACGTCATGGTTTGACTCTACCCCTCATCTTATTGAGAAGATTAGATAAATGAGAAACAAACAGACCAAACACGTCATTAACCGCAATCGGTACTGGCACTACTTTACGCTTGCCTTGTGTGTGCTTTTAATGGCGTTGAGCGCATTGCCATCATGGTATGGTGAAAATGCGGCATTACATGTCTCTACAAGAGGCGATGCTACGCTCGATGCAACCCAAGTTGCCAACGTACTCGCCTCTCACAACATCGACACTAAACAGATTACCCAGCAAGATAATCGTGTGGTTGTTACGTTAGAAAACCCAGAACAGCAGGCTTTGGCACAAGCAGAGTTAGCAGACACTCTACCGGAAGGGGCAACGATTGCCCTTGCATCGGAACCAGCTGCCCCTCAATGGTTACTTAACCTCGGTTTTAATCCTGTTAAATTGGGATTGGATCTGCGTGGCGGCGTACAGTTCCTGTTAGACGTCGATATGGAGCCTGTGTATCAGGCACATCGTCAAATGGTGATTGACGATCTCACATCAGAACTGTCTCGCGCTCGTGGTCGAGTGGTAGGAGATAGTGCGCAAATTACGCTTCGAAGCGATGCTGACGCGAGTGAATTGCGACGTTTAGCAAGAGAGCGCTTTCCAAATTGGCAATTGACTGGCTCAGATAGACAATTTCAACTGTCGTTATCAACAGAAGAGCAAAATGAGCTGCGACGCTTAACGGTAATGCAGAACCTACAAATAATGCGTAGCCGACTCACCGAGCTAGGGATTACCGAAGCGTCTGTGCAACGCCAAGGAGAGAATCGTATTCGTATTGAGTTGCCGGGCGTCCAAGACCCTGCAGCGGCGAAGGATGTGATTGGTGCTACGGCATCACTGGCATTTCACTCGGTGCCAAATACCGTCAATCGTGACTCTTTAGTGATTGACGACCAGCAAGGGCAACCTGTCAGCGTATCACGCCGTGCTGTATTGGGTGGTGAGCATATTGTTGATGCACGCGCTGGCGTGGGTGAGTTTGGTGACGCTGAAGTGAATATCAGTTTAGATGGACTAGGCGGTCGAAAAATGGCGAACTTCTCCCGTCAGAACATCGGTAACCCTATGGCGACGGTGTATAGCGAATACAGTCGTGCTCAAGATGGTTCGAGTGAGAAAAATAGCGAAGTGATCAGTGTGGCGACGATTCAATCACAGCTAGGTAACCGCTTCAGAATCACGGGTATTGGCACGATGAATGATGCTCAAGAGCTGGCTCTTCTTTTGCGTGCTGGCTCGCTGACTGCGCCTGTGACCATTGT comes from Vibrio astriarenae and encodes:
- the torR gene encoding two-component system response regulator TorR, whose amino-acid sequence is MSYHVLVVEDDLVTRSKLVGYFQNEGYTVSEASSGSEMRECLQSNDVDLVMLDINLPGEDGLMLTRELRGQSNIGIILVTGRTDSIDKIVGLEMGADDYVTKPFELRELLVRVKNLLWRISLTGQLQPQEEEVEEDTNLVRFGEWTFDIQRRALSRDGEPVKLTKAEYELLVALSSHPRQVLSRDRILSMISHRVDAPNDRTIDVLIRRMRAKMEFDPKNPQIFVTVHGEGYMFAGD
- the ahpC gene encoding alkyl hydroperoxide reductase subunit C, whose protein sequence is MINTTIKPFNATAFKNGDFVEITEQDVLGKWAVFFFYPADFTFVCPTELVDLQEKYAELQSRGVEVYSVSTDTHFSHKAWHDTSEKIGTIEYFMVGDQTGTITNNFNVMREGQGLADRATFLIDPEGTIQAMEITAEGIGRDAEDLLRKVKAAQYVANNPGEVCPAKWKEGEETLAPSLDLVGKI
- the ahpF gene encoding alkyl hydroperoxide reductase subunit F encodes the protein MLDQAMKQQLKAYLENLKTNVELVLSLDESETANKLDGLAQNIASLTDKIIVKRDDQASDRKPVMQVVNAEKGTAIGFAGLPMGHEFTSLVLALLHSGGHPIKLEAEVIEQIKQLDKPLNVEIFISLSCQNCPEVVQAFNMMSAINPLINATMIDGAAFQDEVKQRDIMAVPSVFINGELFGQGRMSLAEILNKVDTGAAKKQAQKISEKEPFDVLVVGGGPSGSSAAIYAARKGIRTGVVAERFGGQVMDTMAIENFISVKATTGPKLVASLEEHVKEYGVDIMSEQRAANIIDAKDTDDGYTHVVLESGAVLRSRTVITSTGARWREMNVPGEQEYRNKGVAYCPHCDGPLFKGKRTAVIGGGNSGIEAAIDLAGIVDHVTVLEFADTLRADQVLIDKANSTPNIDIITMAQTTEVIGDGTRVTGLEYIDRNTGEKKQIELAGIFVQIGLVPNSEWLKDSGVALSPRGEIEIDAHGATSMSGVFAAGDVTTVPYKQIIIAMGEGAKASLGAFDYLIRTPAPVKTPVEA
- a CDS encoding NAD(P)H-dependent oxidoreductase encodes the protein MSHQIIKDLHSRYTAKKYDAEKKISAQDMEVILEALRLSASSINSQPWKFVIVESDEAKQRLHDSFANKHQFNQPHAKEASHTILFAYDPNFTKEKFAKRVDAEVSSGHLPAEMYDQFMGAYAFAEMNTDESGYNGTWTKAQVYLALGNIMHVLARLGIASTPMEGVDGELIGELFKDELDGHVCELALSMGYHKDGEDYNFGLPKARLAREQIIEIA
- the secD gene encoding protein translocase subunit SecD, with protein sequence MRNKQTKHVINRNRYWHYFTLALCVLLMALSALPSWYGENAALHVSTRGDATLDATQVANVLASHNIDTKQITQQDNRVVVTLENPEQQALAQAELADTLPEGATIALASEPAAPQWLLNLGFNPVKLGLDLRGGVQFLLDVDMEPVYQAHRQMVIDDLTSELSRARGRVVGDSAQITLRSDADASELRRLARERFPNWQLTGSDRQFQLSLSTEEQNELRRLTVMQNLQIMRSRLTELGITEASVQRQGENRIRIELPGVQDPAAAKDVIGATASLAFHSVPNTVNRDSLVIDDQQGQPVSVSRRAVLGGEHIVDARAGVGEFGDAEVNISLDGLGGRKMANFSRQNIGNPMATVYSEYSRAQDGSSEKNSEVISVATIQSQLGNRFRITGIGTMNDAQELALLLRAGSLTAPVTIVEERTIGPSLGAENVKNGFAALALGLGITFTFIALWYRRLGWVANAALLTNMVMLFGLIALLPGAVLTLPGIAGLVLTVGMAVDTNVLIFERIKDKMGEGRTFAASIDRGFQSAFSSVFDANLTTMIVAIALYAIGNGPVQGFALTLALGLLTSMFTGIFASRILINTIWGRDQRRDVRV